A genomic window from Halorubrum lacusprofundi ATCC 49239 includes:
- a CDS encoding helix-turn-helix transcriptional regulator: MEAPSALVEVVERRLDFLERLAEGALRKHELVDELDHSRSTVNRAIDELEAAGLVAGETDGYRTTLTGRLLAQSYRRFLTVAADVDAASETLAPLGPDIALSPAALRDADTYRAAAPDPYRPLERLDAVLADADSIAAALPTLPSPRLLDRCRSTAAAGGSVDLALTDRTYHHAREHYADTLGGLAAGDDAAVVIADGIDVGCLVADETAVLVVFDDDGGVHGIAESTDTEAVEWVRERVCTLCKAGYDVTNELAAIRDARDRGCEEPDGAGDTGDRTTEGTEPAGSTTGRGGHDENTSDAKADGFTAVEARALADLGRVAAERGDVETAVDRLTAAIDLGYRIESVRAVVPAAEELAALLAAHPDSDELDVDAPGSIPESAATDPAAYRDLADRWRVDGDAVAADFTTSESEAR; this comes from the coding sequence ATGGAGGCGCCGTCAGCACTCGTCGAAGTGGTCGAGCGCCGGCTCGACTTCCTCGAACGGCTCGCCGAGGGGGCACTCCGGAAACACGAGTTGGTCGACGAACTCGACCACTCGCGCTCGACGGTTAACCGCGCGATCGACGAGCTGGAGGCCGCCGGACTCGTCGCCGGCGAGACCGACGGGTACCGGACGACCCTGACCGGACGACTGCTCGCTCAGAGCTACCGACGATTCCTGACGGTCGCCGCCGACGTCGACGCCGCGAGCGAGACGCTCGCCCCGCTCGGTCCCGACATCGCACTCTCGCCGGCCGCGCTGCGGGACGCCGACACCTACCGCGCCGCGGCCCCCGATCCGTACCGCCCCTTAGAGCGCCTCGACGCGGTGCTCGCGGACGCCGACAGCATCGCCGCCGCGCTTCCCACGCTCCCGTCCCCCCGCCTGCTCGATCGGTGCCGATCCACCGCCGCCGCCGGCGGGAGTGTCGATCTCGCGCTGACCGATCGCACGTACCACCACGCTCGAGAGCACTACGCCGACACGCTGGGCGGGCTCGCGGCCGGTGACGACGCCGCGGTGGTTATCGCCGATGGGATCGATGTCGGCTGTCTCGTTGCTGACGAGACCGCGGTCCTCGTCGTGTTCGACGACGACGGCGGTGTTCACGGCATTGCTGAATCGACCGATACCGAGGCGGTCGAATGGGTCCGCGAGCGCGTGTGTACCCTCTGCAAGGCGGGTTACGACGTGACGAACGAGCTCGCGGCGATCCGGGATGCGCGGGACAGAGGGTGCGAGGAGCCCGACGGTGCGGGCGACACAGGAGACCGTACTACCGAGGGCACAGAGCCCGCCGGAAGCACCACCGGCCGCGGCGGCCACGACGAGAACACCAGCGACGCCAAAGCGGACGGGTTCACTGCCGTCGAGGCGCGCGCGCTCGCCGATCTCGGGCGGGTCGCGGCCGAGCGGGGGGACGTCGAGACGGCCGTCGACCGGCTGACAGCGGCGATCGATCTCGGCTATCGGATTGAGTCCGTGCGCGCGGTCGTTCCTGCTGCTGAGGAGCTGGCGGCGCTGCTTGCGGCCCATCCCGACTCCGACGAACTCGACGTCGACGCGCCCGGCTCGATTCCTGAGAGCGCGGCGACCGACCCGGCGGCGTACCGCGACCTCGCCGACCGGTGGCGCGTCGACGGGGACGCGGTCGCCGCCGACTTCACGACGAGCGAGAGCGAGGCCAGATAA
- a CDS encoding aldehyde dehydrogenase family protein, with amino-acid sequence MTGGVIANTDEGDRVATTVADARYAGARLAERDAAATDRIVEAVGERLSDPETISRLALAAANETRRGHSGAKTEKIATAVDGARSHLRETPTTGVIGRDEPRGGLTVARPVGVVGVAVPATHPVVVSAVVSLYALAGQNSVVLAPSPSAVETCDMAVEEIRRALAEAGAPADAVSMLPAPSSKTGTDSLFERVDFVVASGSAATVAAGQRCGTPNMCAGADGLVSVSDGSASMSAVATRIAVGATYDFGAHPAADAAVVTAEGTTEPLIAALEDEGGYVLDANECDRLRDLLAGDGTELSSPVGNSPRWFASTLDLPPAADATAFLIVAGENLGKYPSENGERNEDEDAGDDPLAALPGIPAVTIHACEGFSAALRLAAGLGGSHAAAVHTTRQGRVQRAAERLAPGRLVVNQPGTAAVGSARNGFPIAPLLGGGSREGSQLDGGLTATDLIETTSVSVTTVTDRAAHRNGAGETLRGP; translated from the coding sequence ATGACCGGGGGTGTAATCGCGAACACAGACGAGGGAGACAGGGTGGCGACAACCGTCGCAGACGCTCGATACGCGGGGGCGCGGCTCGCGGAGCGCGACGCCGCGGCGACGGACCGGATCGTCGAGGCGGTCGGCGAGCGACTGAGCGATCCGGAGACGATCAGCCGACTGGCGCTGGCGGCCGCAAACGAGACACGACGGGGACACTCGGGAGCGAAGACGGAGAAGATCGCGACGGCGGTCGACGGCGCGCGATCGCATCTCCGTGAGACGCCCACCACGGGCGTGATCGGCCGGGACGAGCCGCGGGGCGGGCTCACCGTCGCCCGGCCGGTCGGCGTCGTCGGTGTCGCGGTCCCGGCGACGCACCCGGTGGTCGTCTCCGCTGTCGTGTCGCTGTACGCGCTGGCCGGCCAGAATTCGGTGGTCCTCGCGCCGTCGCCGTCGGCGGTCGAGACCTGCGATATGGCCGTCGAGGAGATCCGGCGAGCGCTTGCGGAGGCGGGCGCGCCCGCAGACGCCGTCTCGATGCTTCCCGCGCCGTCCTCAAAGACCGGAACTGACTCGCTGTTCGAGCGGGTCGACTTCGTCGTCGCGTCCGGCTCCGCGGCGACCGTCGCCGCCGGCCAGCGCTGTGGGACACCCAACATGTGTGCCGGCGCTGACGGGCTCGTTTCCGTCTCCGACGGCTCGGCGTCGATGTCGGCGGTGGCAACGCGGATCGCGGTCGGTGCCACGTACGACTTCGGTGCTCACCCCGCCGCCGACGCCGCCGTGGTGACGGCCGAGGGAACGACAGAACCGCTGATCGCGGCGCTCGAAGACGAAGGCGGATACGTCCTCGACGCGAACGAGTGCGACCGGCTCCGGGACCTGCTGGCGGGCGACGGTACAGAGTTGTCGTCTCCGGTCGGCAACTCACCCAGATGGTTCGCGTCGACGCTCGACCTGCCTCCGGCGGCTGACGCGACGGCCTTCCTGATCGTCGCCGGCGAGAATCTGGGCAAGTATCCGAGCGAGAACGGGGAGCGGAACGAGGATGAAGATGCCGGGGATGACCCGCTCGCGGCGCTTCCGGGGATTCCGGCAGTCACGATACACGCCTGCGAGGGATTCAGCGCCGCGCTGCGGCTGGCGGCCGGGCTGGGCGGATCACATGCCGCTGCGGTCCACACGACGCGACAGGGGCGGGTCCAGCGGGCCGCGGAGCGGCTCGCTCCTGGCCGACTCGTCGTCAACCAGCCGGGCACTGCGGCGGTGGGGTCGGCGCGAAACGGGTTCCCGATCGCGCCGCTCCTCGGGGGCGGGAGCCGCGAGGGGAGTCAGCTCGACGGCGGGCTGACCGCGACAGACCTGATCGAGACGACGAGTGTCTCGGTGACGACGGTCACCGATCGAGCCGCGCACCGGAATGGGGCCGGGGAGACACTTCGAGGGCCGTAG
- a CDS encoding HD domain-containing protein — translation MTDPADAGVDADPEDHESDTVRDPETDTVRDPDIDVNPDIDISPDADRHEYHPDREHAFPDERLNEMLDRIESDPEITAYLEAQNVNPVDRKGYNDHGSKHVEIVRDRALRLYDLLKAGGVEFNGARQQGLDEADESVIIALAATLHDIGHVVHRHDHPYYSIPLAADLLDDFLSSFYGVPEQVRIKAEVLHAILCHHTEEQPLTREAGIVRIADGLDMERGRSRVPYEEGGRGINTVSSQAIERVSLREGEETPAQVVIWMNNAAGVYQVDSLLKAKIEGSLLEDEIRTVAINTHRDDDGNGSIVDRIEL, via the coding sequence ATGACCGACCCCGCCGACGCCGGTGTCGACGCGGATCCCGAAGACCACGAGTCCGACACGGTCCGCGATCCCGAAACCGACACGGTCCGCGATCCCGACATCGACGTCAATCCCGATATCGACATCAGCCCTGACGCCGATCGCCACGAGTACCACCCCGACCGGGAGCACGCCTTCCCCGACGAACGGCTCAACGAGATGCTCGACCGGATCGAGTCGGACCCGGAGATCACGGCGTACCTGGAGGCGCAGAACGTCAACCCCGTCGACCGGAAGGGGTACAACGACCACGGCTCGAAACACGTCGAGATCGTCCGGGACCGCGCGCTCCGGCTGTACGACCTGCTGAAGGCCGGCGGCGTCGAGTTCAACGGCGCTCGCCAGCAGGGGCTCGACGAGGCCGACGAGTCGGTGATCATCGCGCTCGCGGCCACGCTCCACGACATCGGCCACGTCGTCCACCGCCACGACCACCCGTACTACTCGATCCCGCTCGCGGCCGACCTCCTCGACGACTTCCTCTCCTCGTTTTACGGCGTTCCGGAGCAGGTCCGGATCAAAGCCGAGGTGCTCCACGCCATCCTCTGTCATCACACCGAAGAGCAGCCGCTGACCCGCGAGGCCGGCATCGTCCGGATCGCCGACGGCCTCGACATGGAGCGCGGGCGCTCGCGGGTCCCCTACGAGGAGGGCGGCCGCGGGATCAACACCGTCTCCTCGCAAGCGATCGAGCGCGTCTCGCTGCGTGAGGGCGAGGAGACCCCGGCGCAGGTCGTGATCTGGATGAACAACGCGGCCGGCGTCTACCAGGTCGATTCGCTGCTCAAAGCGAAGATCGAGGGATCGCTGCTGGAAGACGAGATCCGGACCGTCGCGATCAACACCCACCGCGACGACGACGGCAACGGGTCGATCGTCGACCGGATCGAGCTGTAG
- the dapA gene encoding 4-hydroxy-tetrahydrodipicolinate synthase: MTDTTTTTPYATQDETDRETTDEPFEGVYPAMTTPFTDDDEVDHEQLAANARYLERAGVDGVVPVGSTGESATMSHDEHVDVIETVRDALEDVPVVAGTGSNNTAEALSLSERAADAGADGLLLISPYYNKPEPQGFLEHYRTIADEVDLPQIVYNVPSRTGQSIPIDVTVELAEHPNIQGYKAASGDLNLISEVIERTRDEEFSVLSGDDGLTLPVLSIGGTGTISVVGNVEPERSCAMVGAALSGDYDRARALHHELSPLVRELFAETNPIPVKEAMHIRGRGGPSVRSPLSRLSEDRREILQELLAEYDGGAPGAVDPEAVEPTAGDAE, encoded by the coding sequence ATGACGGACACCACCACCACGACACCCTACGCGACGCAGGACGAGACGGACCGAGAGACGACCGACGAGCCCTTCGAGGGCGTCTACCCGGCGATGACGACCCCGTTCACGGACGACGACGAGGTCGATCACGAGCAGCTCGCCGCCAACGCCCGCTACCTCGAACGCGCCGGCGTCGACGGCGTGGTCCCCGTCGGCTCCACCGGCGAGTCGGCGACAATGAGCCACGACGAGCACGTCGACGTGATCGAGACGGTCCGCGACGCCCTCGAAGACGTGCCGGTGGTCGCCGGAACCGGGTCGAACAACACCGCCGAGGCGCTCTCGCTGTCCGAGCGCGCCGCCGATGCGGGGGCCGACGGCCTCCTCCTCATCTCCCCGTACTACAACAAGCCCGAACCGCAGGGCTTTCTGGAGCACTACCGGACGATCGCCGACGAAGTCGATCTCCCGCAGATCGTCTACAACGTCCCGAGCCGGACGGGCCAATCGATCCCCATCGACGTGACCGTCGAGCTCGCCGAACACCCGAACATCCAGGGGTACAAGGCTGCCTCCGGCGACCTCAACCTCATCAGCGAGGTGATAGAGCGCACCCGCGACGAGGAGTTCTCCGTGCTCTCCGGCGACGACGGGCTCACCCTGCCCGTGCTCTCGATCGGCGGCACCGGCACCATCAGCGTCGTCGGCAACGTCGAGCCGGAACGCTCCTGCGCGATGGTCGGCGCCGCGCTCTCGGGCGATTACGACCGCGCGCGGGCGCTCCACCACGAGCTCTCGCCGCTCGTCCGCGAACTGTTCGCCGAGACGAATCCGATCCCGGTGAAGGAGGCGATGCACATCCGCGGGCGGGGCGGCCCGAGCGTGCGCTCGCCGCTCAGTCGGCTCTCCGAGGACCGGCGCGAGATCCTCCAAGAGCTGCTGGCCGAGTACGACGGGGGCGCGCCCGGAGCCGTCGATCCGGAGGCTGTCGAGCCCACGGCGGGGGACGCCGAATGA
- the dapB gene encoding 4-hydroxy-tetrahydrodipicolinate reductase produces MSGDSLSIAVTGAGGRMGREVISAAADREGVAVSVAVNRTPTDPVAGVAVEDADRLDELLAAAEPDALVDFTGPESAVAYAEICADAGVAMVTGTTGFADAQLDGLRAASKAVPVLKASNFARGVAALRRAVREAAAALPGYDVELTETHHNAKRDAPSGTAKSILDDVESVRDDLDERVHGREGDAPRESNEIGVHARRAGDVTGEHEVLFAGNREAVELTHRAGDRGVFAEGALDAADWLADREPGWYAFGDVLDAGGAGE; encoded by the coding sequence ATGAGCGGCGACTCCTTGTCTATCGCCGTCACCGGCGCCGGCGGTCGGATGGGCCGTGAAGTGATCTCGGCCGCCGCCGACCGCGAGGGCGTCGCCGTTTCAGTCGCGGTCAACCGCACCCCGACCGACCCCGTGGCGGGGGTCGCAGTCGAGGACGCCGACCGCCTCGACGAGCTGCTCGCGGCCGCGGAACCCGACGCGCTCGTCGACTTCACCGGTCCCGAATCGGCGGTCGCGTACGCCGAGATCTGTGCGGACGCGGGCGTGGCGATGGTCACGGGGACAACCGGGTTCGCGGACGCGCAGCTCGACGGCCTCCGGGCCGCAAGCAAGGCGGTACCCGTGCTCAAGGCGTCGAACTTCGCGCGCGGCGTCGCCGCGCTCCGGCGCGCGGTCCGCGAGGCCGCCGCCGCGCTCCCCGGTTACGACGTGGAGCTGACGGAGACGCACCACAACGCCAAGCGCGACGCCCCCTCGGGCACCGCGAAGTCGATCCTCGACGACGTGGAGTCTGTCCGCGACGACCTCGACGAGCGCGTCCACGGGCGCGAGGGCGACGCGCCGCGCGAGTCGAACGAGATCGGCGTCCACGCCCGACGCGCGGGCGACGTGACCGGCGAGCACGAGGTGCTGTTCGCCGGCAATCGCGAGGCGGTCGAGCTCACTCACCGCGCCGGCGACCGCGGCGTGTTCGCCGAGGGGGCGCTCGACGCCGCCGACTGGCTCGCCGACCGCGAGCCCGGCTGGTACGCGTTCGGCGACGTGCTGGACGCCGGCGGCGCCGGAGAATAA
- a CDS encoding 2,3,4,5-tetrahydropyridine-2,6-dicarboxylate N-succinyltransferase, with protein MTLEADVSDLWDRYQDGLTAADATAEDAAVVDEFLAALEAGEVRAAEKTGDDVTTWEANEWVKRGILLNFGLRETEAREYGGVTYHDVLPLRDTADLGERGTRNTPDGTAIRRGAYLGSDCIMMSPSFVNMGAYVGDGTLVDSCDTVGSCAQLGENVKLGANTLIGGVLEPVEDAPVIVEDGVSLGAGCRVTSGFRVGENSIVGENTLLTPRIPVYDLVEEEVIYGHLPAERRAFTRMVESSVGDHDLFEGGAYKPAVVATHVEEETLEATQREDALRE; from the coding sequence ATGACGCTTGAAGCCGACGTATCCGATCTGTGGGACCGCTATCAGGACGGGCTGACCGCCGCCGACGCGACGGCCGAGGACGCCGCCGTCGTCGACGAGTTCCTCGCCGCGCTGGAGGCCGGCGAGGTCCGCGCCGCCGAGAAGACCGGCGACGACGTAACCACGTGGGAGGCCAACGAGTGGGTCAAGCGCGGCATTCTGCTGAACTTCGGCCTGCGCGAGACCGAGGCCCGCGAGTACGGCGGCGTGACCTACCACGACGTACTCCCGCTGCGCGATACCGCCGACCTCGGCGAGCGCGGCACCCGAAACACGCCGGACGGCACCGCGATCCGCCGGGGCGCGTACCTCGGCAGCGACTGCATCATGATGAGCCCCTCGTTCGTCAACATGGGGGCGTACGTCGGCGACGGCACGCTCGTCGACTCGTGTGACACGGTCGGCTCCTGCGCCCAACTCGGCGAGAACGTCAAGCTCGGCGCCAACACGCTGATCGGCGGCGTCCTCGAACCGGTCGAGGACGCGCCGGTGATCGTTGAGGACGGCGTCTCGCTCGGCGCCGGCTGTCGAGTCACGAGCGGGTTCCGCGTCGGCGAGAACTCGATCGTCGGCGAGAACACCCTGCTTACCCCCCGAATCCCCGTCTACGATCTCGTCGAGGAGGAGGTCATCTACGGCCACCTCCCGGCCGAGCGCCGGGCGTTCACCCGGATGGTCGAGTCGTCGGTCGGCGACCACGACCTCTTCGAGGGCGGCGCGTACAAGCCCGCGGTCGTCGCGACTCACGTCGAGGAGGAGACGCTGGAGGCGACGCAGCGAGAGGACGCGCTCCGGGAATGA
- the lysA gene encoding diaminopimelate decarboxylase, producing MSDNDAAAESPLSPSVRRVSDWDADRLAGLAVEHGTPLYVQDLDRVRENSERLREAFPDADVRYAVKAHTGRAVLEAVREAGLDAECASAGEVDRALAAGFGGDRLHYTAVNPPARDLDYVVGVAEAEPDLTITVGAVDTLDRLAERGYDGRVCVRVNPGVGAGHHEKVRTGGAAKFGIPYDRAAEATRDAAERFDVVGIHAHAGSGIDPDQLDSHREMVTRMGGLARDLTDPDEGGVAPVDIEYVDVGGGFGVPYKEDAPALDLPAVAEATREAVAPLPAGVDLAIEPGRYVVADAGVLLTRVNTVKPTPDERVVGVDAGMTDLLRPAMYDAYHPIRNLGGGRESDGSDAPAIDDRSATPVTVAGPICETGDTLCTDRALADPVRGDLLAVGIAGAYGYEMATQYNSRPRPPEVALDDGTAAIVRRRETLDDLTTVERDANRNRADRTEAGR from the coding sequence ATGAGCGACAACGACGCGGCCGCTGAATCCCCTCTGAGTCCCTCGGTCCGGCGCGTGAGCGACTGGGACGCCGACCGTCTCGCTGGCCTCGCGGTCGAACACGGCACCCCCCTCTACGTGCAGGACCTCGACCGCGTCCGCGAGAACAGCGAGCGCCTGCGCGAGGCCTTTCCGGACGCCGACGTGCGGTACGCGGTGAAGGCCCACACCGGTCGGGCCGTGCTGGAGGCCGTCCGCGAGGCGGGCCTCGACGCCGAGTGTGCCTCTGCCGGCGAGGTGGACCGCGCGCTCGCAGCCGGCTTCGGCGGCGATCGCCTCCACTACACCGCGGTCAACCCGCCCGCCCGCGACCTCGATTACGTCGTCGGCGTCGCCGAGGCGGAGCCGGACCTCACGATCACTGTCGGCGCGGTCGACACCCTCGACCGGCTGGCCGAGCGAGGCTACGACGGGCGGGTCTGCGTCCGAGTGAACCCCGGCGTCGGCGCGGGCCACCACGAGAAGGTCCGGACCGGCGGCGCGGCGAAGTTCGGGATCCCATACGACCGGGCCGCCGAGGCAACGCGAGACGCGGCCGAGCGCTTCGACGTGGTCGGAATCCACGCGCACGCTGGCTCCGGGATCGACCCGGACCAGCTCGACAGCCACCGCGAGATGGTGACACGGATGGGCGGACTGGCGCGGGATCTGACCGACCCGGACGAGGGCGGCGTGGCCCCCGTCGACATCGAGTACGTCGATGTCGGCGGCGGCTTCGGCGTCCCTTATAAAGAGGACGCGCCGGCGCTCGACCTACCGGCGGTCGCCGAGGCGACGCGGGAGGCGGTCGCGCCGCTCCCTGCGGGTGTCGATCTCGCGATCGAGCCCGGGCGGTACGTCGTCGCCGACGCGGGCGTCCTCCTGACGCGCGTCAACACCGTGAAGCCAACGCCGGACGAGCGCGTCGTCGGCGTCGACGCCGGGATGACGGACCTGCTGCGCCCGGCGATGTACGACGCCTACCACCCGATCCGGAACCTCGGGGGCGGGCGAGAGAGCGACGGGAGCGATGCCCCCGCCATCGACGACCGGTCGGCAACCCCTGTCACGGTCGCCGGACCTATCTGTGAGACCGGCGATACGCTCTGTACAGACCGAGCGCTCGCCGACCCGGTACGCGGGGACCTCCTCGCGGTCGGGATCGCGGGCGCGTACGGATACGAAATGGCAACCCAATACAACTCACGACCGCGGCCGCCGGAGGTCGCACTCGACGACGGGACTGCAGCGATCGTCCGCCGCCGGGAGACACTCGACGACCTGACGACGGTCGAGCGGGACGCGAACCGGAACCGAGCCGACCGAACGGAGGCGGGCCGATGA
- the dapF gene encoding diaminopimelate epimerase gives MSTHAVPFEKYHGTGNDFLVVDADAEVVGDRAAFARTHCDRETGVDGGDFDAERNEESTGRRGADGVLFLSVEERFNPTRVVMTLVQPDGSTATMCGNGARVVALWAHDRTGDREFMIDTQAGTRRASVNADATAATIEMGEPTFDPARVPLARDEPLIDEPVEGLTVTAVNTGVPHAVAFVDGGRSDPDGIDSVDLDAVAPPVRHADVFPEGANVNLASVVDDGSGDGPALIDQRTFERGVEGETRSCGTGAVAVVAAARRLGLIDGESAVSRPPGGDLEVTVPDRGHATLTGPVAREYEGTLPADPR, from the coding sequence ATGAGCACCCACGCCGTCCCGTTCGAGAAGTACCACGGTACGGGGAACGACTTCCTCGTCGTCGACGCGGACGCTGAGGTCGTCGGCGACCGCGCGGCCTTCGCGCGCACCCACTGTGACCGCGAGACTGGTGTCGACGGGGGGGATTTCGACGCCGAGAGAAATGAGGAATCCACCGGCCGACGCGGCGCCGACGGCGTCCTCTTTCTCAGCGTCGAGGAGCGGTTCAACCCCACCCGCGTCGTGATGACGCTGGTCCAGCCCGACGGCTCCACGGCGACAATGTGCGGCAACGGCGCGCGCGTCGTCGCGCTGTGGGCCCACGACCGGACGGGCGACCGCGAGTTCATGATCGACACGCAGGCCGGTACCCGACGCGCCTCCGTGAACGCGGACGCGACCGCGGCCACCATCGAAATGGGCGAGCCGACGTTCGACCCTGCGCGCGTCCCCCTCGCCCGTGACGAGCCGCTGATCGACGAGCCGGTCGAGGGGCTAACCGTTACCGCCGTCAACACCGGGGTCCCGCACGCGGTGGCGTTCGTCGACGGCGGTCGCAGCGACCCCGACGGGATCGACTCGGTCGATCTCGACGCGGTCGCGCCTCCCGTCCGTCACGCCGACGTGTTCCCCGAGGGCGCGAACGTAAACCTCGCGAGCGTCGTCGACGACGGAAGTGGTGACGGTCCCGCCCTCATCGACCAGCGCACCTTCGAGCGCGGCGTCGAGGGCGAGACCCGCTCTTGTGGTACCGGCGCGGTCGCGGTCGTCGCGGCCGCGCGACGACTCGGCCTGATCGACGGCGAATCGGCCGTCAGCCGGCCGCCGGGCGGCGACCTCGAAGTTACGGTACCGGACCGCGGCCACGCGACCCTGACCGGTCCCGTCGCCCGCGAGTACGAGGGGACGCTCCCGGCCGACCCGCGATGA
- a CDS encoding M20/M25/M40 family metallo-hydrolase, with amino-acid sequence MSGAAFDSVSFLEQAVQTPSHESVDEMREFVVETLDQFGAESEVVAGGCVLAKKYSDAPGEGPHLVLNTHLDTVTPHVPFERGEAHEDERADSVSDDGPGDVIRGRGACDAKGPLAALLSGFLAADPERGRITLALTPDEESLSLGAAALTGRSPGTEDRLNGDLFLVGEPTSLDACTAAKGRFQGTVELSGTAAHAAEFAGANAVAAAEGALAAIRTFDDGADEHPQLGPPKLTPTVIEGGGATNQVPADCEITADRRSVPPETAEGFRSSLADAVRESTPKDIGVAVALTDRESPFFEAFSTDPDHELVGAVANAARIAADSTGILADRGGAVRPFGAATEASYFAPAPTVVFGPGDLADNAGAVAHAEREYVRVREVEAAAKTVERSIAALLGDAGATAADDAV; translated from the coding sequence ATGAGCGGGGCGGCGTTCGACTCGGTCTCGTTCTTGGAGCAGGCGGTTCAGACCCCCTCTCACGAGTCAGTCGACGAGATGCGCGAGTTCGTCGTCGAAACGCTCGACCAGTTCGGGGCCGAAAGTGAGGTCGTCGCGGGCGGGTGCGTGCTCGCGAAGAAGTACTCGGACGCGCCCGGCGAGGGGCCGCATCTCGTGTTGAACACCCATCTCGACACGGTGACGCCGCACGTCCCGTTCGAGCGGGGCGAGGCGCACGAGGACGAGCGGGCTGACTCCGTCTCCGACGACGGTCCCGGTGACGTGATCCGCGGCCGCGGCGCCTGCGACGCGAAGGGACCGCTCGCGGCGCTTCTCTCGGGATTCCTCGCGGCCGATCCGGAACGCGGGCGGATCACGCTGGCGCTCACCCCGGACGAGGAGTCGCTGTCGCTCGGTGCGGCAGCGCTCACCGGGCGCTCGCCCGGGACCGAAGACCGGCTCAACGGCGACCTGTTCCTGGTCGGTGAGCCGACGAGTCTCGACGCCTGCACCGCCGCAAAGGGGCGGTTTCAGGGGACCGTGGAGCTGTCGGGAACCGCCGCCCACGCCGCGGAGTTCGCGGGAGCGAACGCAGTCGCGGCCGCCGAGGGCGCGCTCGCGGCGATCCGGACCTTCGACGACGGCGCCGACGAACACCCGCAGCTCGGCCCGCCGAAGCTCACGCCGACCGTCATCGAGGGCGGCGGCGCAACGAATCAGGTGCCCGCGGACTGTGAGATCACCGCCGATCGACGGAGTGTCCCCCCGGAGACAGCGGAGGGGTTCCGATCGTCGCTTGCGGACGCCGTTCGGGAGTCGACACCGAAGGACATCGGCGTCGCGGTCGCGCTGACGGACCGCGAGTCGCCGTTCTTCGAGGCGTTCTCGACGGACCCGGACCACGAACTGGTGGGAGCGGTCGCGAACGCGGCCCGGATCGCGGCCGACTCGACCGGAATCCTGGCCGACCGCGGCGGCGCTGTTCGTCCCTTCGGCGCGGCGACGGAGGCGTCGTACTTCGCGCCCGCGCCGACGGTGGTGTTCGGCCCCGGTGACCTCGCTGACAACGCTGGGGCGGTCGCGCACGCCGAGCGGGAGTACGTCCGGGTCCGAGAGGTGGAGGCGGCCGCGAAGACCGTCGAACGGTCGATCGCGGCGCTACTCGGTGACGCGGGTGCGACGGCAGCTGATGACGCCGTCTAG
- a CDS encoding NYN domain-containing protein: MTEIHPDQRVAVLADSQNLYHSAQSVYSRNIDYSGLLEEAVNDRSLVRAIAYVIRADSPEEESFFEALRDIGFETKIKEIKTFADGSKKADWDLGMSLDAVSLASHVDTVVICTGDGDFARLCSHLRHEGVRVEAMGFGNSAADELIDAADDFVDLAEHEETFLL; this comes from the coding sequence ATGACCGAAATTCATCCCGATCAGCGCGTCGCGGTGCTTGCCGACTCACAGAACCTGTATCACTCCGCACAGAGCGTTTACTCCCGGAATATCGACTATTCGGGGCTGCTTGAGGAGGCGGTTAACGACCGATCGCTTGTCCGGGCCATCGCATACGTGATCCGAGCGGACTCCCCCGAGGAAGAGAGCTTCTTCGAGGCGCTGCGCGACATCGGCTTCGAGACGAAGATTAAGGAGATCAAAACGTTCGCTGACGGCTCGAAGAAGGCCGACTGGGACCTCGGGATGAGCCTCGACGCCGTCTCGCTCGCGAGTCACGTCGACACGGTCGTGATCTGCACCGGCGACGGCGACTTTGCCCGGCTCTGCTCGCATCTCCGTCACGAGGGTGTTCGGGTTGAGGCGATGGGGTTCGGCAACTCCGCCGCCGACGAGCTGATCGACGCCGCCGACGACTTCGTCGACCTCGCGGAACACGAGGAGACGTTCCTTCTCTAG